One stretch of Streptomyces sp. NBC_01363 DNA includes these proteins:
- a CDS encoding phage tail protein, which produces MRTAVTGLPTPHPLIEQLPAVYLEQDFLRRFLAALDDVLAPVLLSIDNLPAHLDPRSAPEDFLAWLAQWVAVDTRTDRPVEQRRATVRGAVERHSRRGTRRGLAEAVFLETGIEPEIVESGGTAWSTTPHTRFPGGPRPWVTVRVRAAQPYQVDRVRLEELIRTEIPAHVGFDLEVS; this is translated from the coding sequence ATGCGCACAGCCGTGACCGGCCTGCCGACACCGCACCCGCTGATCGAACAGCTCCCGGCGGTCTACCTGGAGCAGGACTTCCTGCGCCGGTTCCTCGCGGCGCTCGACGACGTACTCGCCCCGGTCCTGCTCTCCATCGACAATCTGCCCGCCCACCTCGACCCCCGCAGCGCGCCCGAGGACTTCCTGGCCTGGCTGGCCCAGTGGGTGGCCGTCGACACCCGCACGGACCGCCCGGTCGAGCAGCGCCGCGCGACGGTGCGCGGCGCGGTCGAGCGGCACAGCCGGCGAGGCACCCGGCGCGGTCTCGCGGAGGCGGTGTTCCTGGAGACCGGGATCGAGCCGGAGATCGTGGAGAGCGGCGGCACGGCGTGGTCGACGACGCCGCACACCCGGTTCCCGGGCGGCCCGCGGCCATGGGTCACGGTCCGGGTCCGGGCCGCGCAGCCGTACCAGGTCGACCGGGTACGGCTGGAGGAGCTGATCCGTACGGAGATCCCGGCGCACGTGGGCTTCGACCTGGAGGTCTCGTGA
- a CDS encoding putative baseplate assembly protein yields the protein MTLPSPYLDDRRFQGLVDEAKRLVQQRCPEWTDHNVSDPGVTLIEAFATMVDQLVYRVNRVPEKSYLTFLDLIGVRLHPPTAAHTDVTFRLSAPQPEPVRVRAGTEVATVRTETEEAVVFTTVGELSIVPCEFAHLATWPTSGDAVDRTEELALGRSVPCFGATPAPGDALYVGLSAAVPSGVVVLRLDCAVEGVGVDPLRPPLLWEAWDGSAWTACEIEKDDTGGFNRSGELILHLPEGHTPAVVVRRTGGWLRCRLVEAVPGQPTYMAPPVVRRITAFTIGATVGAVHAETVTDEVLGPAEGVPGQIFTVSRPPVVPGDFVVEVADPAGDPQGTEWTRVDDFAHSGPEDRHITLDPNSGRVEFGPAVRERDGSIRYYGKVPPKGAAVRVRSYRTGGGLRGNVARATLRVLRSAIPYVARVENRRPALGGVDGETVESARVRGPMTLRTLHRAVVPHDYELLAREVAPDASRVQCIPAGGDPDVEAGGVRLLVVPAGRSDEQGRIQFDELIPPQHTLALIAGHLDERRPIGARLVVERPFYQGVTVVASVQARRGVVLEQVREEALTALYSYFNPLSGGPGRDGWPFGRPIQSGEAFAVLQQVPGVDLVEDVRLFPADPVNGQRGEPTTKIALDRHALVFSYEHQLRVREA from the coding sequence GTGACGCTGCCCAGCCCGTATCTGGACGACCGCCGTTTCCAGGGCCTGGTCGACGAGGCGAAACGGCTCGTCCAGCAGCGTTGCCCCGAGTGGACCGACCACAATGTGTCGGACCCGGGCGTGACCCTCATCGAGGCCTTCGCGACCATGGTCGACCAGCTCGTCTACCGGGTGAACCGGGTCCCGGAGAAGAGCTATCTGACCTTCCTCGACCTGATCGGGGTCCGGCTCCACCCGCCCACGGCCGCCCACACCGATGTGACGTTCCGGCTCTCCGCGCCGCAGCCCGAACCGGTGCGGGTGCGGGCCGGTACGGAGGTCGCGACCGTGCGCACGGAGACCGAGGAGGCGGTGGTCTTCACGACCGTCGGCGAACTGTCCATAGTGCCCTGCGAGTTCGCCCACCTCGCCACCTGGCCGACGTCCGGCGACGCGGTCGACCGTACCGAGGAACTCGCGCTCGGCCGGTCCGTCCCCTGCTTCGGCGCCACGCCCGCGCCCGGCGACGCCCTCTACGTGGGCCTGTCCGCGGCCGTCCCCTCGGGAGTCGTCGTGCTGCGGCTGGACTGCGCGGTCGAGGGCGTCGGCGTGGACCCGCTGCGGCCGCCGCTGCTCTGGGAGGCATGGGACGGCAGTGCCTGGACGGCCTGCGAGATCGAGAAGGACGACACCGGCGGCTTCAACCGGTCCGGAGAGCTGATCCTGCATCTCCCGGAGGGCCACACGCCGGCCGTCGTCGTACGCCGGACCGGCGGCTGGCTGCGCTGCCGTCTGGTGGAGGCCGTCCCGGGCCAACCCACCTACATGGCACCCCCGGTGGTCCGCCGGATCACCGCGTTCACGATCGGCGCGACCGTCGGAGCCGTGCACGCCGAGACCGTGACCGACGAGGTGCTCGGCCCGGCCGAGGGCGTACCCGGCCAGATCTTCACGGTGAGCCGCCCGCCGGTCGTCCCCGGCGACTTCGTCGTCGAGGTCGCGGACCCGGCGGGAGACCCGCAGGGCACGGAGTGGACCCGGGTCGACGACTTCGCGCACTCCGGCCCCGAGGACCGGCACATCACGCTCGACCCCAACTCGGGGCGGGTCGAGTTCGGTCCGGCGGTACGGGAACGGGACGGCTCCATCCGCTACTACGGGAAGGTGCCGCCGAAGGGCGCCGCCGTGCGCGTGCGCTCGTACCGCACCGGCGGGGGGCTGCGCGGCAATGTCGCCCGCGCCACGCTCCGGGTGCTGCGCAGCGCCATCCCGTACGTGGCCCGGGTGGAGAACCGCCGCCCCGCGCTCGGCGGGGTCGACGGCGAGACGGTGGAGAGCGCCCGGGTGCGCGGCCCGATGACGCTGCGGACCCTGCACCGGGCCGTCGTGCCGCACGACTACGAACTGCTCGCCCGGGAGGTAGCGCCCGACGCGTCCCGGGTGCAGTGCATCCCGGCCGGCGGGGACCCGGACGTCGAGGCGGGCGGGGTGCGGCTGCTCGTCGTGCCGGCCGGGCGCAGCGACGAGCAGGGCCGGATCCAGTTCGACGAGTTGATCCCGCCGCAGCACACCCTCGCCCTGATCGCGGGCCATCTGGACGAACGAAGGCCCATCGGCGCCCGGTTGGTGGTCGAGCGGCCCTTCTACCAGGGGGTCACCGTGGTCGCCTCGGTCCAGGCCCGCAGAGGTGTCGTGCTGGAGCAGGTGCGCGAGGAGGCGCTGACCGCCCTCTACAGCTACTTCAACCCGCTGAGCGGCGGACCGGGCCGCGACGGCTGGCCGTTCGGCCGGCCGATCCAGTCGGGCGAGGCGTTCGCCGTACTGCAACAGGTGCCGGGCGTGGACCTGGTGGAGGACGTACGCCTCTTCCCCGCCGACCCCGTGAACGGGCAGCGCGGCGAGCCCACCACCAAGATCGCACTGGACCGGCACGCGCTGGTCTTCAGCTACGAGCACCAGCTCCGGGTACGAGAGGCCTGA
- a CDS encoding GPW/gp25 family protein, whose amino-acid sequence MGQEFIGAGWAFPPRTDATGSIALVRGEHELEESIRLILATSPGERPMRPEFGCAVNDYVFAPADAGTAGQLAYEVRLALDRWEPRIEVTEVVVRFDEVDNGVLYIDIGYTVRGANDPRNLVFPFYVIPQHEEVDGA is encoded by the coding sequence ATGGGTCAGGAGTTCATCGGCGCGGGCTGGGCCTTTCCGCCGCGTACCGACGCCACCGGTTCCATCGCCCTGGTGCGTGGGGAGCACGAGCTGGAGGAGTCGATCCGGCTGATCCTGGCGACGTCACCGGGCGAGCGGCCGATGCGGCCGGAGTTCGGCTGCGCCGTCAACGACTACGTGTTCGCCCCGGCGGACGCGGGCACGGCCGGACAGCTGGCGTACGAGGTGCGTCTCGCGCTGGACCGGTGGGAGCCCCGGATCGAGGTCACCGAGGTCGTCGTCCGGTTCGACGAGGTGGACAACGGGGTCCTGTACATCGACATCGGCTACACCGTCCGGGGCGCCAACGACCCCCGGAACCTTGTCTTTCCGTTCTATGTGATCCCGCAGCACGAGGAGGTGGACGGCGCGTGA
- a CDS encoding PAAR domain-containing protein → MSAAAAAAARVGDPTGHPGTVGPPGVPSVLIGGLPAATVGTPHLCASPPPAVHAPSAITPPGSTTVLIGGQPAARVGDRAACGAPIVSGCLTVLIGG, encoded by the coding sequence ATGTCAGCAGCCGCGGCGGCAGCCGCACGGGTCGGAGACCCCACCGGACACCCCGGCACGGTCGGGCCCCCCGGCGTCCCGTCCGTGTTGATCGGCGGGCTCCCCGCCGCCACGGTCGGCACCCCGCACCTGTGCGCGTCGCCGCCGCCCGCGGTGCATGCCCCGTCCGCGATCACGCCGCCCGGCAGCACCACGGTGCTGATCGGCGGGCAGCCCGCCGCACGCGTCGGGGACCGGGCCGCCTGCGGCGCGCCGATCGTGTCCGGGTGCCTGACGGTGCTGATCGGAGGCTGA
- a CDS encoding VgrG-related protein, with translation MAQPGVATALVVEFGGSPLPAKFVNTLVEGYVDDSRTLPDLFLLRFRDPDRVLLEQTGLKIGSEVRLLARAGGDPAPKPLLKGVVTALEVELDETGTFTVVRGLDESHRLFRGRRVASYQNMTLADICAQVAQRAGLKPGTVDVAGPVLEHIAQPNVTDWEFIRDLAEEAGAQAYVLDGQLHITRPAEASGAPDGSARADRNPLVLEMGSNLLRCRAGVSSAEQVSEVEVRGWDIKAKQPLVGRAPAGKSATLELGVSAAEVSAPFGEARFVVTDAAYGAQAQVDQAAKALAERIAGSFAELEAVIRGNPEVRAGSAVALNAVGAPFEGRYTVTSSRHVFDPVRGYETWLTVSGQQERSLFGLTGGGPGSGGSGAGGGGSRCAGLVSGTVTDTHDPEGSGRVKVRFPWLSDEYASDWARTAQSGGTSGGEAFIPEVGDEVLVGFEHGHLDRPYVLAGLYNGKDRPSQGSGSGGGGGGGGGPAGGGPAGGGPGGAASAPGAVSGAPPTAGPAPESAPGDPLVDPTSGAVNRRSIASKSGNQLEILDNANGPQGVRLLTGDGKLKIDLDRKGTVIVINSDGSVNIEAKQQVSIKAARGVALDGGQGTLELSGDSVTLKSRSGVSVDGGTGEVKLSTGGTVDVRGAQVAVNGTQRTDIKGGSSLAINAPMVKIN, from the coding sequence ATGGCGCAGCCGGGCGTCGCGACGGCGCTGGTGGTGGAGTTCGGTGGCAGTCCGCTGCCGGCGAAGTTCGTGAACACGCTGGTCGAGGGGTACGTCGACGACAGCCGGACGCTGCCCGACCTGTTCCTCCTGCGCTTCCGCGATCCGGACCGGGTGCTGCTGGAGCAGACCGGGCTGAAGATCGGCAGCGAGGTCAGGCTGCTGGCTCGGGCGGGCGGCGACCCGGCACCGAAACCGCTGCTGAAGGGGGTGGTCACCGCGCTGGAGGTGGAGCTCGACGAGACCGGCACCTTCACCGTCGTACGCGGTCTCGACGAGTCGCACCGGCTGTTCCGCGGCCGCCGGGTGGCCAGCTACCAGAACATGACGCTCGCCGACATCTGCGCCCAGGTCGCCCAGCGCGCCGGACTGAAGCCGGGAACGGTCGACGTGGCCGGTCCCGTGCTCGAACACATCGCCCAGCCCAACGTCACCGACTGGGAGTTCATCCGGGACCTGGCCGAGGAGGCGGGCGCCCAGGCGTACGTGCTCGACGGGCAGCTGCACATCACCCGGCCCGCGGAGGCGAGCGGCGCACCGGACGGTTCGGCGCGGGCCGACCGCAATCCGCTGGTCCTGGAGATGGGCAGCAATCTGCTGCGCTGCCGGGCCGGGGTGTCCTCCGCCGAGCAGGTCTCCGAGGTCGAGGTGCGCGGCTGGGACATCAAGGCCAAGCAGCCGCTGGTCGGGCGGGCGCCCGCCGGGAAGTCGGCGACGCTGGAGCTGGGGGTGAGCGCGGCCGAGGTGTCCGCCCCGTTCGGCGAGGCGCGCTTCGTGGTCACGGACGCGGCGTACGGGGCCCAGGCGCAGGTGGACCAGGCCGCGAAGGCGCTGGCCGAGCGGATCGCCGGGTCGTTCGCGGAGCTGGAGGCGGTGATCCGGGGGAACCCGGAGGTGCGGGCCGGCAGCGCGGTGGCGCTCAACGCGGTGGGGGCGCCGTTCGAGGGGCGGTACACGGTCACGTCGTCGCGGCATGTCTTCGACCCGGTACGCGGGTACGAGACCTGGCTCACCGTCTCCGGTCAGCAGGAGCGCTCGCTGTTCGGGCTGACCGGCGGAGGGCCGGGGTCCGGCGGGTCCGGAGCCGGCGGGGGAGGGTCGCGCTGCGCGGGGCTGGTCAGCGGGACGGTCACGGACACCCACGACCCGGAGGGCTCGGGCCGGGTCAAGGTGCGGTTCCCCTGGCTGTCGGACGAGTACGCGAGCGACTGGGCGCGTACGGCCCAGTCGGGCGGGACGAGCGGCGGCGAGGCGTTCATCCCCGAGGTCGGGGACGAGGTGCTGGTGGGGTTCGAGCACGGGCATCTGGACCGTCCGTACGTCCTCGCCGGTCTGTACAACGGGAAGGACCGGCCGTCCCAGGGCAGCGGCAGCGGCGGGGGTGGCGGAGGCGGCGGAGGCCCGGCCGGCGGAGGCCCGGCCGGCGGTGGACCGGGAGGCGCGGCCAGCGCGCCCGGGGCCGTCTCCGGCGCACCGCCCACCGCCGGACCCGCCCCGGAGTCCGCCCCGGGGGACCCGCTGGTCGACCCGACCAGCGGGGCCGTCAACCGACGCTCGATCGCCTCCAAGAGCGGCAACCAGCTGGAGATCCTGGACAACGCCAACGGGCCGCAGGGCGTACGCCTGCTCACCGGCGACGGAAAGCTGAAGATCGATCTGGACCGCAAGGGCACCGTGATCGTGATCAACAGCGACGGCAGCGTGAACATCGAGGCCAAGCAGCAGGTGTCCATCAAGGCGGCCCGCGGGGTCGCGCTGGACGGCGGGCAGGGCACGCTCGAACTGAGCGGTGACAGCGTCACGTTGAAGTCCCGCAGCGGAGTGAGCGTCGACGGCGGGACCGGTGAGGTCAAGCTCTCCACCGGCGGCACGGTGGACGTCCGGGGCGCCCAGGTCGCGGTCAACGGAACGCAGCGCACCGACATCAAGGGCGGCTCCTCCCTGGCCATCAACGCACCCATGGTGAAGATCAATTGA